One part of the Brachyspira sp. SAP_772 genome encodes these proteins:
- a CDS encoding MATE family efflux transporter, with the protein MTDKKIELFENYPVHKALITLALPTILGMLVNVFYNMVDTFFVGQTGDPNQVAAVSLCMPIYLLLMAFGNIFGIGGGSYISRKLGSKDYESVKKISAFAFYASIIVGFLSMAIYLIFMKDILKISGASQNTYQFSKDYLIIVALGAPFVVNQMAMGQIVRAEGSSKEAMIGMMIGTVVNIVLDPIMILYMNMGVAGAALATIIGNACSTFYYIYHILRKKSFLSIHFKEFSLKSDILSNVFAIGIPVSINNILMSASNILINNLAAGYSDNVVAGLGVAQRIFTLVVLIFIGLAQGLQPFVGYNFAARNYKRMNAAIKISCLVSVITGFLLLILSLIFGRASVQVFINNEEVIDYGVRFLIASYSIAPIIGFQFVFMSTFQALGKSIPSLVLSISRQGIAFIPTILIGTKLFGIKGIIWAQPIADIVTVLMASIMYTYIYQKMKRKALEEEKNNKEASSEAVYSNT; encoded by the coding sequence CGTACACAAAGCTCTAATTACGCTAGCACTTCCAACAATATTAGGAATGTTAGTCAATGTTTTTTATAATATGGTAGATACTTTCTTTGTAGGACAAACAGGAGACCCTAATCAGGTTGCTGCTGTATCATTGTGTATGCCTATATATTTGCTTCTTATGGCTTTCGGTAATATATTTGGTATAGGAGGCGGTTCTTACATATCTAGAAAATTAGGTTCTAAAGATTATGAATCTGTAAAAAAGATATCAGCATTTGCTTTTTATGCAAGTATTATAGTAGGATTTCTTTCTATGGCTATATACTTGATATTTATGAAAGACATATTAAAAATATCAGGTGCTAGTCAGAACACTTATCAATTTTCTAAGGATTATTTAATTATAGTGGCACTTGGAGCTCCTTTTGTAGTCAACCAAATGGCTATGGGGCAGATTGTAAGGGCTGAAGGTTCTTCAAAAGAGGCTATGATTGGTATGATGATTGGTACTGTAGTTAATATAGTATTAGACCCTATAATGATTCTTTATATGAATATGGGGGTTGCTGGTGCTGCTTTGGCTACAATAATTGGTAATGCTTGCTCTACTTTTTACTACATATACCATATTTTAAGAAAAAAATCTTTCTTATCAATACATTTTAAAGAGTTTTCTTTGAAGTCTGATATACTTTCAAATGTATTTGCAATAGGTATACCTGTTTCTATTAACAACATACTTATGAGTGCTTCAAACATACTTATAAACAATTTAGCTGCTGGATATAGTGATAATGTTGTGGCTGGTTTGGGCGTAGCACAGAGAATATTTACACTTGTAGTATTAATATTTATTGGACTTGCTCAAGGTCTTCAGCCTTTTGTTGGATACAACTTTGCTGCTAGAAATTATAAGAGAATGAATGCTGCTATAAAAATATCTTGTCTTGTAAGTGTAATAACAGGATTTTTGCTTTTAATTTTATCTTTAATATTTGGAAGAGCTTCTGTTCAAGTATTTATTAATAATGAAGAGGTAATTGATTATGGAGTGAGATTCTTGATAGCAAGTTATTCAATAGCTCCTATAATAGGCTTTCAATTTGTATTTATGTCTACATTCCAAGCATTAGGAAAATCAATTCCTTCTTTAGTACTTTCTATAAGCAGACAAGGAATAGCATTTATACCTACAATACTTATAGGTACAAAATTATTCGGCATAAAAGGTATTATATGGGCTCAGCCTATAGCCGATATAGTTACAGTTTTAATGGCAAGTATTATGTACACATACATTTACCAAAAAATGAAAAGAAAAGCTTTAGAAGAAGAAAAGAATAATAAAGAGGCTTCATCAGAGGCAGTTTACTCTAACACATAA
- a CDS encoding DUF2971 domain-containing protein: MKNFYFLESRINTLIDIIFIDENRHIEYITDLFTVKSKEWEYEDEYRILFYDEKNENPNGTLINLAIKSICFGVKTSDDDKDLVYNIVNSINEKRLDYNNDIIKLYQAELDDNELFKINIKPYEHKR; encoded by the coding sequence ATGAAAAATTTTTATTTTTTAGAAAGTAGAATTAATACATTAATTGATATTATTTTTATAGATGAAAATAGACATATAGAATATATTACTGATTTATTTACAGTAAAATCTAAAGAATGGGAATATGAAGACGAATATCGCATACTTTTTTATGATGAAAAAAATGAAAATCCAAATGGAACACTTATTAATTTAGCAATAAAAAGTATTTGTTTCGGTGTAAAGACTTCAGATGATGATAAAGATCTTGTATACAATATAGTGAATTCAATTAATGAAAAAAGGCTTGATTATAACAATGATATAATTAAACTCTATCAGGCTGAACTTGATGACAATGAGCTTTTTAAGATTAATATTAAGCCTTATGAACATAAAAGATAA